In Episyrphus balteatus chromosome 4, idEpiBalt1.1, whole genome shotgun sequence, the sequence gccagtagccactcttcaagtccaaagtcgaaaaccattgtgctccttccattgcatctagagtatcgctgattcttggcagtgggtagctgtctttcttcgtcacatcattcagcctgcggtagtcgacacaaaatcgagtgcttccatctttctttttgacgagaactaccggtgatgcccaagggcttttggaattttcgatcagcccatctttctgcattgtcgatatcatttctttgacttcaccttgtttggccaagggaaGACGTCTTgatggttgacgaatcggcctagcatctcctgtatcgattcgatgctgcaccagttgtgttcggccgtactgcccgctgggggaagagaagatatcagcatattcgtgaagaagccttcccgcaacattaagctgatgttgactcaagttgtctgatttaagaatttgagtctttagtttctccgagttcatagtcatctgtgtgtccacctcgttgatcttagttattgcggtaACAGATTCACATTggccaacaacttctcctttcttaagcttgattgggtacggtttgatgttaagtatccgtacaggtaccatgttgttctttggtgccacaagagtcttcccgatgatgacgttttgggaactttgctcaacttctggctcaaccatgaggtatcgatggcttccaatattcccctttagtttcgtccacacaaaaacttctgaagaaggaggcaggcacatgtcttctttgatgacagttctaattgttgttgaattttcgttgccatagaccattgggatctctacatttctgtatttcaggacttgattacctatatccaaaatgattccatggtccttcatgaagtcgattccaatgatgcactcgtcacatatatctgccaccaaaaacacatgcgaaaactctagttctgccatacggatcgtaagacgaacttcaccgtacacccttgctgcttctcctgtggcggtcttcagacggtagctgttggtgttatgtagccatgtcatcttcaccaagtctcttcgtacaatagaggcggtggcaccaccggtgtcaattgtagccacgtgttgtttgttgtttatggtcgcctcgactgtcagacttttgttgtctcgtttagtctgtgagacttgaattgtggttctggggccatcgataccagaaaccagcttctgcccctcgaaggtggttcttactcgtttcccgaatgggaatcaagatgagcatgagtgttagttgtatcgcttacctgttgttgggcaatattcctgtttccacagtgttcgcaagcagttcttcttggtggcaatctgcactgccgctggagatgtccagtcttgttacagttccagcatcgagcggctccgtctcgctggtttctttggaatgcgagtttttgacaagagcattcctccactgcaacttctcttacccgatgaacgccttgagaagcctgttctgctgcttccatagtgagtgcaaacgctaatgcttcaggaagggaacgttttccagctgttcgaattgctcgctgaagatttatatcagatacagcacgaacaaaggcttctgtcgcaaactgattgataatgtcgtctcctgctgtcggatatgccagatgagctaacctttcaatatctgcttggagttgttgcagagtttctcctcttttctggactcttgtattgagttggacgcggaagacttcctgcatatggccatctccaaagcgtttttcaatgacctggacaagagcgttaaagttaccattctcttctggtggtaaagtttgtaacaactcagcagcaggacctctaagagcaagagtcagcgctatacatttgtcttcgtcatcccagccatttgttgtggcagctgcctcaaactgtttcttgtagatcgcccaagaactttgtccatcaaaggttggtggatgcatttccttcttctttaaatactcaccagaactttctcaggccttaatttttcgaaccctGTCAAGTTCCTCAGTAAAACTTTGCAATTTaacttccattcctttcaatttgtcatcgaattttatttctactttctcgagtttttcttcaactttctcgaacttttcttgagattgtttttcaacaccttttatggaagcatcaagagcaacgaacttgttctcgatagcatcaagcttaccttcgatgaggtttttctgttcatctataAGGTTCTTTTGgatttcgagaagattcttctgttcattcttttgctctgtgcgttgttgttccatttgttctctctgttctttgcgttgtgtctcaatttgttcgagaagattcttctgttcatccttttgttctttacgttgttgttctatttgatctttctgttcttcaaattttgcaaggagaacagccatcatggacgacatatcggaattagtacttactcgttcttctatcatttcaacttcaaattgaaatgtatccaaatcttcgtttttctgggttaaataatcctgtagacgaataatgagatcatttttcgatccagcagtaggaggacctcgcttagttaattccgccttcagctcagtcaaacttaactgatttagtgttttacccattttaacttttcaaaacgcgagcacttttacttatttcaaaatgttttacactttgtttattgttaaaacacacgcgcactctttattttattcgcgaaattatctgattcgcacaaataaataagttttattccacttttctgacaccaatgtaatgttttattccgggttcacaataaaacttatttaatttccacttatatttccgttcaaataagaacacactttatttcaactcaatttacttttattattcgctcaaacaaacacacttttaaatcactttatttactactaacaattcgcaacactttatttcactttgtactgtactctttaactttcaagattaaactgtatccggtcggtgtttacgctgcccttttataccggaatttcgagattcgagaatgtcttcgaaggttctcgtctttgcttctcgaaacttcctttccaagagggggcgcttcagacttccagtctagttggatattttgggatgtgttcagagggtaggtagtttcttgattattaaaggtccgttcacatttctacctttgcagtagtaggtagtgtgttcagacttttatcttaaaagtagttcagtaattcatcgttacactatatagatttttgaaaaatccagataattatgcagattttactttctctcgataaaaacagtagtgccaaggtactttatttgttgtgttcatacaaaaaaatctgaaaatattaacaaaaaaaaaaaaaaaagcggagaaaacgaggtttgaaaaaaactctcatagaaaaaaataatcaaaaatttgtttgacatggttgcattgaaatgttaatatctcgagatatacgcaatgcacttttcagataaaagtcttaaatggatcctgataagatttttgaacaaatatatacataaaattaccaaagttttttcgaaaagttagaaataaaaataaaaaagtttccacgtttgatttttacaaaatcgaaataaaattcaatatggctaccttcaaacgcttataacacaagaacgacgcaactaattttaatggttattgtcttaaaatgtagctaaaaaTATACCaacgatttttggtttttatgtgaaaaaaaattttttgaatccaacatggatgccatggccatacaaatggtttttgttttttttgtgaacaaatttttttgcatccaacatggatgtaatatccttcccacttcggagttaaaataaaaaaaaaaaaaaaaacaaaagcaacatttttgacagacatctgccaaagtgtatgtacagtggtgccaagtgtttgcatggatttcaaaactcccgatgtcgtttttttgcacaaaatctgtgtagataaacaaaaaaacacaccttttatatcctctaagactgacgtactattacacgatgcctcttgagtccaggactcaaatttgacatttctcttttgatttaaaatttgttgttgtattgcaccaagaagcaaaaagaaatgaaagagaatgttgaaaaaaggaaaagtggaaaaagaaacgtcaaaaaagagtctcagaattccgACCCACGACTCCTTGGtaggataattttttgtttcatcttttttctcttttgcacccattacgtttgaaaagaggcgcgcctcttgaggcttcatgtaatagctgacgtgtttttttgtttatctatatagattttgtgcaaaaaaacgacatcgagatttttgaaatccatgcaaacatttggcaccactgtacatacatatatactttggcagctgtctgtcaaaaatgttgcttttgttttttttttattttaactccgaagtgggaaggccattacatccatgttggatgcaaacaaaaattttcatatggccatggcatccatgttggattcaaaaaaattgttttttcacaaaaaaccaaaaattatctgtatattcttagatacattttaagaccatgaccattaacattagttgcgtcgttcttgtgttataagcgtttgaaggtagccatttagccatattgaattttttttcgatttttttaaaatcaaatgtgaaaacttttttatttttatttctaatttttcgaaaaaaactttggtaattttatatacatatctgttcaacaatcttatcaggatccatttaagacttttatctgaaaagtgcattgcgtatatctcgagatattaacatttcaatgcaaccatgtcaaacaaatttttgattatttttttctatgagagtttttttcaaacctcgttttctccgctttttttttttgttaatattttcagatatttctgtatgaacacaacaattaaactaccttggcactactgtttttatcgagagaaagtaaaatctggataattatctggatttttcaaaaatctatacagataaagtttttgttgtttttaacacgtaaattgtttcgatttcgttgtcgtttttttgcacaaaatctatatagataaacaaaaaaacacacctaaaataaaaaaaaatatatttcactaTTGTGAATTATCCATAAATCATTATCATTGTGAATCATCAGCTGCTGAATTTCTATTGGAAATATACTGGAAACGTTGACGTATACTTccaacaaataattaaaaaaaaaatacaaaaacaaacctaGGTACAAAGtgaataaatacattttatcaaaatatcttgtttttttttatcaaaataaaatgttaaaagctATTATTCTAATCGGTGGACCACAAAAAGGTAAAAATCAAATCAACTCACTTGATAAGTTCAAACAAAAGTCAATCACATTTTATTGCCACATAGGAACTAGATTTCGGCCCTTATCTCTTGACACCCCAAAACCTTTATTTCCCGTTGCCGGTCGCCCAATAATACAACATCACATCGAAGCATGTTTAATGGTAAAGGATCTGAAAGAGATCCTAATAATTGGCTACTATGCCAGTGTCCTGATGGATCAATTTGTCGAAGAAATGCACAATTTATACAACATCAATATAAGGTAAAAAACGACGATGACGCATTTCACAATCAAATGCACACTATTGCTCAGCAGCAAAACAACTATATTTCATTATCtacttgtatttgttttataGATATTTACAAGAATTTACAGCTCTAGGAACAGCAGGTGGAATGTATCATTTTCGTGATCAAATAAGATCTGGCAACCCTAaagcatttttcattttaaatggaGATGTTTGTGCAGACTTTCCACTGCAAAATCTCTATGAATTCCATACAAGTCGTCCAAATGATGCTCTGATAACGATAATGAGCACTGAAGCTACACGACAACAATCACTACACTATGGCTGTTTAGTTATGGATAGTGACACGGGGTCGGTGACTCATTACGTTGAGAAACCAAGTTCATAtgtgtcgacatttatcaattgTGGCGTCTATGTGTGTTCTACTGATGTTTTTGCCAAGTTGGCGGAAATATTCTATGCGAAAGGGGAGGCGGGTTATGATCGTTGGTATGCGACAAGTTCGAATGGGAATGGCAATGGGAAGGATCAAGGTCATATTAAATGGGAACAAGAGGTGCTAACACCTTTGGCGGGGACAAGTAAACTGTTTGCAATGCCAGTTCCTAATTGGTGGTCACAATTGAAGACGGCCGGGTCAGCAATATATGCCAATAGGCATTATTTAGGTtgattatttgaatttttgtattttgtatgtaaaaagtaataagatgaatatttttttgtagcaCTTTATAAGAAAACTCATCCAGAACGACTATGTAATGCGGGGTCGAAAAATCAAAATGCTGATGGCAGTTTGATTTGCAATATCAAACCTGATGTTTATATACATCCGACGGCAACTGTTCATTCCACAGCTACTGTgagtattattgtttttttttttttaattattatttgtttcattttcatttttgtaaccACTTTACTTCTTcgtttttcaaatattgaattataatttttactgACAATTTGGCTATCTAATTATGCAGTGATGAAATAAAGTCCTTGATCCAGTAAGGTTCAGCAGACTTAAAATATCACTTCTATTTGAAAATAAGTCTCAATCTCAAGCTAAATTTAATGTACCTACCAAAAAATCCATGTGTTGAAACTTGTGTAGATAAAAGTCAAAATTTCTGCTTATATTCGTTCCCAAGGTTAATGAACCCTTAAAATCGCAAcacttaaccctttcggacccagcgttactctcatgtaacattttttttttttaaattcgtaaaaaatattaaattaaacaattttttgggttacgatggcttaatttaaagataataatgccttgttactggattattacaaaaagttagtcaaatatcataccattaattttttttatagagaaagggactgaaattcaaattttttttttttgcaaaaaaaatttttttttatttatggtcataattttgaaaaaaagatataaaaaatgttaatgcagaaagtgttttgtttttttgcttagaagaagtagcatacattatagtttcataaacaGCTATTTTCTCAgctctccgactttttttggtggtcataggcagtgcatgttacttacatgtaatatgagaaaaacacattagttttgctatttattattttggaaaataactttttgctattcatatttcttagttgtaatgtttttgacccgataataccgaaaaaacattttttaatattgattttcatagcttgggttcgaaagggttaacctCGATAAATTATACGTATTATCttggaaaatttgtttttgcttgaaCCTAAGAAACtctaggcgtgtttttttggcaaagctatccgcagtaagatttcccaaatatcaacacTGAACAACAAAGTATATGCACGCACCAAGAGAAAGAGAAACGTAAACTTATaccaaaaattatataatttttcatcCTACACCGTTCGAAGACCGTCGAAAGTCCATTACGTAAAATCTTTTGTTCGAAAAttcgaaattcgaaaaaaactttaatgatTCCTATTCcaaattctatatataaaactCGGACGGCTATCAATCGAAAAAATCCTAGCACGCGGCTCCTATTTCTTGTGCTGATGGACTAGTGCCAATACATCaacaaaaaaccacaaaaaaaaagatgtccGAGGTCTATTTCACCCGTACTGTACAAAAGTTTCGCCATTTTACAATGTTTGTACAAGTCAAACAGACTCGCATTCAGCGCATCAAAATACATAATCCTAGGGCAGTTAAGTTAAGAGTAATGCTTTGTTTAATTCTAGCTCTGTTGTTATTGCCTTTAATAAAAACGGAGCCTAGGTAGACAAAGTCATTTGAAACCTCGAAATTATGGCTGTCCAATAGGGTGGCCCATTTTTTGGCTGAAGGTATGGCTGTCCAGTCAATGGTAAATTTTTTGTCCAATACATCGGTGTTGATGTTTGAGTGTCCTTTTTTGATGTTAGCATACACTTTTTTTACTTCATTGACATTCAATGCAGCTTTCATTTCGATGCTTATAAAACACATGTCGACGCATCTCCTTGTCTTAAACTTTTTTAGCACCAAAAGAGTTGGTGAGGTCATTCCGACCCTGGCAGAGCTGGGTTTTTGCACAAGCGGACGATCTTGGCAGGGATGGCGAAGCTAGATATCGATCTAAGTATACAATTGATATTAtcatatgcattttgaatacgATGAAAGGTGATAAGTATCGATTTATTGGACTTAAGTTATGAAATTACATCCTTCACTTCGTCCAGGTCGGAGGCACGGAACAACCTTCACTGTCTTATTTGAATGATGCAATCCGTCTTTAGGCGGAATTAagtgttttataaaaatcttaaaaaactgCGACTCCTTAACCATATTCCCTTGTTCGGATTGTTGAAAACAAAGTACCAAAAACTGACGGCAAACAATTACGACACacaaagaaattcaattttaaaattctgtttaaaataaatcgaaatatataaaaaccTTTAACAACAGTGTAAAAAACGAAcattttatacagggtgtcccaaaagtaatggatcaaa encodes:
- the LOC129917743 gene encoding mannose-1-phosphate guanyltransferase alpha; translated protein: MLKAIILIGGPQKGTRFRPLSLDTPKPLFPVAGRPIIQHHIEACLMVKDLKEILIIGYYASVLMDQFVEEMHNLYNINIRYLQEFTALGTAGGMYHFRDQIRSGNPKAFFILNGDVCADFPLQNLYEFHTSRPNDALITIMSTEATRQQSLHYGCLVMDSDTGSVTHYVEKPSSYVSTFINCGVYVCSTDVFAKLAEIFYAKGEAGYDRWYATSSNGNGNGKDQGHIKWEQEVLTPLAGTSKLFAMPVPNWWSQLKTAGSAIYANRHYLALYKKTHPERLCNAGSKNQNADGSLICNIKPDVYIHPTATVHSTATLGPNVSIGPGVTIGPGVRIRESIILDNAVIKDHTLVLHSIIGRGSTVGNWARVEGTPSDPDPNKPFAKMENPPLFNKDGKLNPSITVLGSCVHVPSEKILLNCIVLPDKELSRNFKNEIIL